One part of the Arabidopsis thaliana chromosome 4, partial sequence genome encodes these proteins:
- a CDS encoding Regulator of chromosome condensation (RCC1) family protein (Regulator of chromosome condensation (RCC1) family protein; FUNCTIONS IN: zinc ion binding; CONTAINS InterPro DOMAIN/s: Regulator of chromosome condensation/beta-lactamase-inhibitor protein II (InterPro:IPR009091), Zinc finger, FYVE-type (InterPro:IPR000306), Zinc finger, FYVE-related (InterPro:IPR017455), Regulator of chromosome condensation, RCC1 (InterPro:IPR000408), Pleckstrin homology-type (InterPro:IPR011993), Zinc finger, FYVE/PHD-type (InterPro:IPR011011); BEST Arabidopsis thaliana protein match is: Regulator of chromosome condensation (RCC1) family with FYVE zinc finger domain (TAIR:AT3G23270.1); Has 23075 Blast hits to 9219 proteins in 606 species: Archae - 56; Bacteria - 2851; Metazoa - 9367; Fungi - 1087; Plants - 2969; Viruses - 60; Other Eukaryotes - 6685 (source: NCBI BLink).) produces the protein MKTDGMADPSSYVNHDRDIDQALVSLKKGTQLLKYSRKGRPKFRSFRLSPDETTLFWLSHGEEKGLKLATVSRILPGQRTAVFRRYLRPEKDYLSFSLIYHNGDRSLDLICKDKAETEVWFAGLKSLIRQNRNKQAKSEIPEVSIHDSDCFSTGRPSTASIDFAPNNTRRGRTSIDLGIQNSPTKFGSSDVGYERGNMLRPSTDGFRISVSSTPSCSTGTSGPDDIESLGDVYVWGEVWSDGISPDGVVNSTTVKIDVLIPKPLESNVVLDVHQIACGVRHIALVTRQGEVFTWEEEAGGRLGHGIQVDVCRPKLVEFLALTNIDFVACGEYHTCAVSTSGDLFTWGDGIHNVGLLGHGSDLSHWIPKRVSGPVEGLQVLSVACGTWHSALATANGKLFTFGDGAFGVLGHGDRESVSYPKEVKMLSGLKTLKVACGVWHTVAIVEVMNQTGTSTSSRKLFTWGDGDKNRLGHGNKETYLLPTCVSSLIDYNFNQIACGHTFTVALTTSGHVFTMGGTSHGQLGSSNSDGKLPCLVQDRLVGEFVEEISCGDHHVAVLTSRSEVFTWGKGSNGRLGHGDKDDRKTPTLVEALRERHVKSISCGSNFTSSICIHKWVSGADQSVCSGCRQAFGFTRKRHNCYNCGLVHCHACSSKKALKAALAPTPGKPHRVCDACYTKLKAGESGYNSNVANRNSTTPTRSLDGTGRPDRDIRSSRILLSPKTEPVKYSEVRSSRSESSIVRASQVPALQQLRDVAFPSSLSAIQNAFKPVASSSTSTLPSGTRSSRISSPPRSSGFSRGMIDTLKKSNGVINKEMTKLQSQIKNLKEKCDNQGTEIQRLKKTAREASDLAVKHSSKHKAATEVMKSVAEHLRELKEKLPPEVSRCEAFESMNSQAEAYLNASEASESCLPTTSLGMGQRDPTPSTNTQDQNIEEKQSSNGGNMRSQEPSGTTEASSSSKGGGKELIEQFEPGVYVTYVLHKNGGKIFRRVRFSFFVANGDLMSIKQKNGGIAKKIGCLRGIVIMLHHRVQRLLIQFQHQLNLNHQLLIQFLHQLNLNHQLLIQFLHQLNLNHQLLLHNRILIKQRIQKKFLMKASHHVYNSSLAK, from the exons ATGAAGACAG ATGGAATGGCAGATCCCTCTAGCTATGTCAATCATGACCGTGACATCGACCAA GCACTCGTTTCTTTGAAAAAAGGAACTCAATTACTTAAGTATAGCCGCAAAGGAAGGCCTAAATTTCGCTCATTCAGGCTTTCGCCG GATGAAACAACATTGTTTTGGTTATCACacggagaagaaaaaggtttgaAGTTAGCTACAGTTTCACGAATTCTCCCAGGTCAAAGAACT GCTGTTTTTCGAAGATATTTACGTCCCGAAAAGGATTACTTGTCATTTTCTCTCATATATCACAACGGAGATAGATCTCTTGATCTG ATTTGCAAAGACAAAGCTGAAACAGAGGTTTGGTTTGCAGGACTTAAGTCTTTAATTAGACAAAACCGTAACAAGCAAGCCAAAAGTGAGATCCCTGAGGTGAGT ATACATGACAGTGATTGTTTCTCTACTGGTCGTCCTTCTACTGCATCTATAGATTTCGCACCAAACAATACTCGACGTGGAAGAACATCCATTGATTTAGGAATCCAGAACTCTCCAACAAAGTTTGGTAGCTCAGATGTGGGATATGAACGTGGAAACATGCTAAGACCAAGTACTGATGGTTTTCGAATTAGTGTCTCAAGCACACCAAGTTGTTCAACTGGAACTTCTGGTCCTGATGACATAGAATCCTTAGGAGATGTTTATGTCTGGGGAGAAGTTTGGAGCGACGGGATATCACCAGACGGGGTCGTAAACTCCACAACTGTAAAAATAGATGTATTGATTCCAAAACCCTTGGAATCAAATGTAGTACTTGATGTTCATCAGATAGCTTGCGGTGTAAGGCATATCGCTCTTGTGACAAGACAAGGTGAAGTCTTTAcatgggaagaagaagctggagGAAGGCTTGGACATGGTATTCAAGTCGACGTTTGTCGTCCAAAACTTGTTGAGTTTCTTGCTCTTACCAATATAGATTTTGTTGCTTGTGGAGAATATCATACTTGTGCTGTATCTACGTCCGGAGATTTGTTTACTTGGGGAGATGGAATCCATAATGTTGGACTTTTGGGACATGGAAGTGATCTTAGTCATTGGATACCGAAAAGAGTCTCTGGTCCTGTGGAAGGACTTCAAGTCTTGTCTGTTGCGTGTGGCACGTGGCATTCCGCGCTTGCGACTGCTAATGGAAAACTATTCACTTTTGGTGATGGAGCGTTTGGTGTTCTTGGACatggagatagagagagtgtTTCATACCCTAAAGAAGTGAAAATGTTGAGTGGTCTTAAAACCTTGAAAGTAGCTTGTGGCGTGTGGCATACGGTAGCTATAGTTGAAGTTATGAATCAGACCGGTACTAGTACCTCATCTAGAAAGTTGTTTACTTGGGGCGATGGTGATAAAAACAGGCTAGGACATGGAAATAAAGAGACTTATCTTCTTCCAACTTGTGTATCTTCACTAATTGACTACAACTTTAACCAAATCGCGTGTGGTCATACATTCACAGTTGCGCTCACAACCTCAGGACATGTTTTTACTATGGGAGGGACTTCACATGGTCAGCTTGGTAGCTCGAATTCTGATGGTAAACTGCCTTGCTTGGTTCAAGATCGATTGGTTGGTGAATTCGTTGAAGAAATATCATGTGGGGATCATCATGTTGCTGTCCTGACATCGAGAAGTGAAGTCTTTACTTGGGGAAAAGGTTCAAATGGAAGACTAGGACATGGGGACAAGGATGATCGAAAAACGCCAACATTAGTTGAAGCTCTAAGGGAGAGGCATGTGAAGAGTATATCATGTGGTTCCAACTTTACATCAAGTATATGCATCCATAAGTGGGTCTCAGGAGCTGATCAATCTGTTTGTTCTGGTTGTCGTCAAGCATTTGGTTTTACGAGAAAGAGGCATAATTGTTATAACTGCGGTTTAGTGCATTGCCATGCGTGTAGTTCCAAGAAAGCTTTGAAAGCAGCATTAGCTCCAACTCCAGGGAAACCACATCGAGTATGTGATGCTTGTTACACAAAACTTAAAGCTGGAGAGTCTGGTTATAACTCTAATGTTGCTAATAGAAATTCCACAACTCCTACACGGTCACTAGATGGGACAGGAAGACCAGACAGAGATATAAGGTCTTCAAGGATTCTACTGTCCCCCAAAACAGAACCAGTCAAGTATTCTGAGGTTAGGTCATCAAGATCTGAATCTTCTATTGTCAGAGCTTCACAAGTTCCAGCTCTCCAGCAACTTAGAGATGTTGCATTCCCAAGCTCTCTTAGCGCGATTCAAAATGCCTTTAAACCCGTTGCCTCATCTTCGACATCGACACTTCCTTCGGGTACAAGATCATCAAGAATATCAAGCCCTCCACGCAGTTCTGGATTTTCCAGGGGCATGATTGATACTTTGAAGAAATCTAACGGTgttataaacaaagaaatgacAAAATTGCAAAGCCAG attaaaaatttgaaagagaaatgtGATAATCAAGGTACAGAGATCCAAAGACTAAAGAAAACAGCAAGAGAAGCTTCTGACTTAGCTGTAAAACATTCTTCAAAGCATAAGGCAGCAACAGAGGTCATGAAATCTGTCGCTGAACat TTGAGAGAGTTAAAAGAGAAACTACCTCCTGAAGTATCAAGATGTGAAGCTTTTGAATCCATGAATTCTCAAGCAGAAGCCTATCTAAATGCGAGCGAAGCATCTGAATCATGTTTACCTACAACATCCTTGGGAATGGGTCAACGAGATCCAACCCCTTCTACAAACACACAAGATCAAAACATAGAGGAAAAACAATCATCTAATGGAGGTAACATGAGATCTCAAGAACCTTCAGGGACAACAGAAGCTTCATCATCGTCTAAAGGAGGAGGGAAAGAACTTATCGAACAATTTGAACCGGGTGTTTATGTTACTTATGTATTGCACAAGAATGGCGGAAAGATATTTAGAAGAGTTAGATTCAG TTTCTTTGTAGCAAACGGAGATTTGATGAGCATCAAGCAGAAGAATGGTGGAATAGCAAAAAAGATAGGTTGCTTAAGAGGTATAGTCATCATGCTTCATCATCGAGTCCAACGGCTTCTGATTCAGTTCCAACACCAACTCAACCTCAACCACCAGCTTCTGATTCAGTTCCTACACCAACTCAACCTCAACCACCAGCTTCTGATTCAGTTCCTACACCAACTCAACCTCAACCACCAGCTTCTCCTACACAACCGAATTCTGATCAAGCAGAGGATTCAAAAGAAGTTCTTGATGAAAGCTAGTCATCATGTGTATAATAGCAGTTTGGCAAAGTAG
- a CDS encoding Regulator of chromosome condensation (RCC1) family protein produces the protein MADPSSYVNHDRDIDQALVSLKKGTQLLKYSRKGRPKFRSFRLSPDETTLFWLSHGEEKGLKLATVSRILPGQRTAVFRRYLRPEKDYLSFSLIYHNGDRSLDLICKDKAETEVWFAGLKSLIRQNRNKQAKSEIPEIHDSDCFSTGRPSTASIDFAPNNTRRGRTSIDLGIQNSPTKFGSSDVGYERGNMLRPSTDGFRISVSSTPSCSTGTSGPDDIESLGDVYVWGEVWSDGISPDGVVNSTTVKIDVLIPKPLESNVVLDVHQIACGVRHIALVTRQGEVFTWEEEAGGRLGHGIQVDVCRPKLVEFLALTNIDFVACGEYHTCAVSTSGDLFTWGDGIHNVGLLGHGSDLSHWIPKRVSGPVEGLQVLSVACGTWHSALATANGKLFTFGDGAFGVLGHGDRESVSYPKEVKMLSGLKTLKVACGVWHTVAIVEVMNQTGTSTSSRKLFTWGDGDKNRLGHGNKETYLLPTCVSSLIDYNFNQIACGHTFTVALTTSGHVFTMGGTSHGQLGSSNSDGKLPCLVQDRLVGEFVEEISCGDHHVAVLTSRSEVFTWGKGSNGRLGHGDKDDRKTPTLVEALRERHVKSISCGSNFTSSICIHKWVSGADQSVCSGCRQAFGFTRKRHNCYNCGLVHCHACSSKKALKAALAPTPGKPHRVCDACYTKLKAGESGYNSNVANRNSTTPTRSLDGTGRPDRDIRSSRILLSPKTEPVKYSEVRSSRSESSIVRASQVPALQQLRDVAFPSSLSAIQNAFKPVASSSTSTLPSGTRSSRISSPPRSSGFSRGMIDTLKKSNGVINKEMTKLQSQIKNLKEKCDNQGTEIQRLKKTAREASDLAVKHSSKHKAATEVMKSVAEHLRELKEKLPPEVSRCEAFESMNSQAEAYLNASEASESCLPTTSLGMGQRDPTPSTNTQDQNIEEKQSSNGGNMRSQEPSGTTEASSSSKGGGKELIEQFEPGVYVTYVLHKNGGKIFRRVRFSKRRFDEHQAEEWWNSKKDRLLKRYSHHASSSSPTASDSVPTPTQPQPPASDSVPTPTQPQPPASDSVPTPTQPQPPASPTQPNSDQAEDSKEVLDES, from the exons ATGGCAGATCCCTCTAGCTATGTCAATCATGACCGTGACATCGACCAA GCACTCGTTTCTTTGAAAAAAGGAACTCAATTACTTAAGTATAGCCGCAAAGGAAGGCCTAAATTTCGCTCATTCAGGCTTTCGCCG GATGAAACAACATTGTTTTGGTTATCACacggagaagaaaaaggtttgaAGTTAGCTACAGTTTCACGAATTCTCCCAGGTCAAAGAACT GCTGTTTTTCGAAGATATTTACGTCCCGAAAAGGATTACTTGTCATTTTCTCTCATATATCACAACGGAGATAGATCTCTTGATCTG ATTTGCAAAGACAAAGCTGAAACAGAGGTTTGGTTTGCAGGACTTAAGTCTTTAATTAGACAAAACCGTAACAAGCAAGCCAAAAGTGAGATCCCTGAG ATACATGACAGTGATTGTTTCTCTACTGGTCGTCCTTCTACTGCATCTATAGATTTCGCACCAAACAATACTCGACGTGGAAGAACATCCATTGATTTAGGAATCCAGAACTCTCCAACAAAGTTTGGTAGCTCAGATGTGGGATATGAACGTGGAAACATGCTAAGACCAAGTACTGATGGTTTTCGAATTAGTGTCTCAAGCACACCAAGTTGTTCAACTGGAACTTCTGGTCCTGATGACATAGAATCCTTAGGAGATGTTTATGTCTGGGGAGAAGTTTGGAGCGACGGGATATCACCAGACGGGGTCGTAAACTCCACAACTGTAAAAATAGATGTATTGATTCCAAAACCCTTGGAATCAAATGTAGTACTTGATGTTCATCAGATAGCTTGCGGTGTAAGGCATATCGCTCTTGTGACAAGACAAGGTGAAGTCTTTAcatgggaagaagaagctggagGAAGGCTTGGACATGGTATTCAAGTCGACGTTTGTCGTCCAAAACTTGTTGAGTTTCTTGCTCTTACCAATATAGATTTTGTTGCTTGTGGAGAATATCATACTTGTGCTGTATCTACGTCCGGAGATTTGTTTACTTGGGGAGATGGAATCCATAATGTTGGACTTTTGGGACATGGAAGTGATCTTAGTCATTGGATACCGAAAAGAGTCTCTGGTCCTGTGGAAGGACTTCAAGTCTTGTCTGTTGCGTGTGGCACGTGGCATTCCGCGCTTGCGACTGCTAATGGAAAACTATTCACTTTTGGTGATGGAGCGTTTGGTGTTCTTGGACatggagatagagagagtgtTTCATACCCTAAAGAAGTGAAAATGTTGAGTGGTCTTAAAACCTTGAAAGTAGCTTGTGGCGTGTGGCATACGGTAGCTATAGTTGAAGTTATGAATCAGACCGGTACTAGTACCTCATCTAGAAAGTTGTTTACTTGGGGCGATGGTGATAAAAACAGGCTAGGACATGGAAATAAAGAGACTTATCTTCTTCCAACTTGTGTATCTTCACTAATTGACTACAACTTTAACCAAATCGCGTGTGGTCATACATTCACAGTTGCGCTCACAACCTCAGGACATGTTTTTACTATGGGAGGGACTTCACATGGTCAGCTTGGTAGCTCGAATTCTGATGGTAAACTGCCTTGCTTGGTTCAAGATCGATTGGTTGGTGAATTCGTTGAAGAAATATCATGTGGGGATCATCATGTTGCTGTCCTGACATCGAGAAGTGAAGTCTTTACTTGGGGAAAAGGTTCAAATGGAAGACTAGGACATGGGGACAAGGATGATCGAAAAACGCCAACATTAGTTGAAGCTCTAAGGGAGAGGCATGTGAAGAGTATATCATGTGGTTCCAACTTTACATCAAGTATATGCATCCATAAGTGGGTCTCAGGAGCTGATCAATCTGTTTGTTCTGGTTGTCGTCAAGCATTTGGTTTTACGAGAAAGAGGCATAATTGTTATAACTGCGGTTTAGTGCATTGCCATGCGTGTAGTTCCAAGAAAGCTTTGAAAGCAGCATTAGCTCCAACTCCAGGGAAACCACATCGAGTATGTGATGCTTGTTACACAAAACTTAAAGCTGGAGAGTCTGGTTATAACTCTAATGTTGCTAATAGAAATTCCACAACTCCTACACGGTCACTAGATGGGACAGGAAGACCAGACAGAGATATAAGGTCTTCAAGGATTCTACTGTCCCCCAAAACAGAACCAGTCAAGTATTCTGAGGTTAGGTCATCAAGATCTGAATCTTCTATTGTCAGAGCTTCACAAGTTCCAGCTCTCCAGCAACTTAGAGATGTTGCATTCCCAAGCTCTCTTAGCGCGATTCAAAATGCCTTTAAACCCGTTGCCTCATCTTCGACATCGACACTTCCTTCGGGTACAAGATCATCAAGAATATCAAGCCCTCCACGCAGTTCTGGATTTTCCAGGGGCATGATTGATACTTTGAAGAAATCTAACGGTgttataaacaaagaaatgacAAAATTGCAAAGCCAG attaaaaatttgaaagagaaatgtGATAATCAAGGTACAGAGATCCAAAGACTAAAGAAAACAGCAAGAGAAGCTTCTGACTTAGCTGTAAAACATTCTTCAAAGCATAAGGCAGCAACAGAGGTCATGAAATCTGTCGCTGAACat TTGAGAGAGTTAAAAGAGAAACTACCTCCTGAAGTATCAAGATGTGAAGCTTTTGAATCCATGAATTCTCAAGCAGAAGCCTATCTAAATGCGAGCGAAGCATCTGAATCATGTTTACCTACAACATCCTTGGGAATGGGTCAACGAGATCCAACCCCTTCTACAAACACACAAGATCAAAACATAGAGGAAAAACAATCATCTAATGGAGGTAACATGAGATCTCAAGAACCTTCAGGGACAACAGAAGCTTCATCATCGTCTAAAGGAGGAGGGAAAGAACTTATCGAACAATTTGAACCGGGTGTTTATGTTACTTATGTATTGCACAAGAATGGCGGAAAGATATTTAGAAGAGTTAGATTCAG CAAACGGAGATTTGATGAGCATCAAGCAGAAGAATGGTGGAATAGCAAAAAAGATAGGTTGCTTAAGAGGTATAGTCATCATGCTTCATCATCGAGTCCAACGGCTTCTGATTCAGTTCCAACACCAACTCAACCTCAACCACCAGCTTCTGATTCAGTTCCTACACCAACTCAACCTCAACCACCAGCTTCTGATTCAGTTCCTACACCAACTCAACCTCAACCACCAGCTTCTCCTACACAACCGAATTCTGATCAAGCAGAGGATTCAAAAGAAGTTCTTGATGAAAGCTAG
- a CDS encoding Regulator of chromosome condensation (RCC1) family protein — protein sequence MKTDGMADPSSYVNHDRDIDQALVSLKKGTQLLKYSRKGRPKFRSFRLSPDETTLFWLSHGEEKGLKLATVSRILPGQRTAVFRRYLRPEKDYLSFSLIYHNGDRSLDLICKDKAETEVWFAGLKSLIRQNRNKQAKSEIPEIHDSDCFSTGRPSTASIDFAPNNTRRGRTSIDLGIQNSPTKFGSSDVGYERGNMLRPSTDGFRISVSSTPSCSTGTSGPDDIESLGDVYVWGEVWSDGISPDGVVNSTTVKIDVLIPKPLESNVVLDVHQIACGVRHIALVTRQGEVFTWEEEAGGRLGHGIQVDVCRPKLVEFLALTNIDFVACGEYHTCAVSTSGDLFTWGDGIHNVGLLGHGSDLSHWIPKRVSGPVEGLQVLSVACGTWHSALATANGKLFTFGDGAFGVLGHGDRESVSYPKEVKMLSGLKTLKVACGVWHTVAIVEVMNQTGTSTSSRKLFTWGDGDKNRLGHGNKETYLLPTCVSSLIDYNFNQIACGHTFTVALTTSGHVFTMGGTSHGQLGSSNSDGKLPCLVQDRLVGEFVEEISCGDHHVAVLTSRSEVFTWGKGSNGRLGHGDKDDRKTPTLVEALRERHVKSISCGSNFTSSICIHKWVSGADQSVCSGCRQAFGFTRKRHNCYNCGLVHCHACSSKKALKAALAPTPGKPHRVCDACYTKLKAGESGYNSNVANRNSTTPTRSLDGTGRPDRDIRSSRILLSPKTEPVKYSEVRSSRSESSIVRASQVPALQQLRDVAFPSSLSAIQNAFKPVASSSTSTLPSGTRSSRISSPPRSSGFSRGMIDTLKKSNGVINKEMTKLQSQIKNLKEKCDNQGTEIQRLKKTAREASDLAVKHSSKHKAATEVMKSVAEHLRELKEKLPPEVSRCEAFESMNSQAEAYLNASEASESCLPTTSLGMGQRDPTPSTNTQDQNIEEKQSSNGGNMRSQEPSGTTEASSSSKGGGKELIEQFEPGVYVTYVLHKNGGKIFRRVRFSKRRFDEHQAEEWWNSKKDRLLKRYSHHASSSSPTASDSVPTPTQPQPPASDSVPTPTQPQPPASDSVPTPTQPQPPASPTQPNSDQAEDSKEVLDES from the exons ATGAAGACAG ATGGAATGGCAGATCCCTCTAGCTATGTCAATCATGACCGTGACATCGACCAA GCACTCGTTTCTTTGAAAAAAGGAACTCAATTACTTAAGTATAGCCGCAAAGGAAGGCCTAAATTTCGCTCATTCAGGCTTTCGCCG GATGAAACAACATTGTTTTGGTTATCACacggagaagaaaaaggtttgaAGTTAGCTACAGTTTCACGAATTCTCCCAGGTCAAAGAACT GCTGTTTTTCGAAGATATTTACGTCCCGAAAAGGATTACTTGTCATTTTCTCTCATATATCACAACGGAGATAGATCTCTTGATCTG ATTTGCAAAGACAAAGCTGAAACAGAGGTTTGGTTTGCAGGACTTAAGTCTTTAATTAGACAAAACCGTAACAAGCAAGCCAAAAGTGAGATCCCTGAG ATACATGACAGTGATTGTTTCTCTACTGGTCGTCCTTCTACTGCATCTATAGATTTCGCACCAAACAATACTCGACGTGGAAGAACATCCATTGATTTAGGAATCCAGAACTCTCCAACAAAGTTTGGTAGCTCAGATGTGGGATATGAACGTGGAAACATGCTAAGACCAAGTACTGATGGTTTTCGAATTAGTGTCTCAAGCACACCAAGTTGTTCAACTGGAACTTCTGGTCCTGATGACATAGAATCCTTAGGAGATGTTTATGTCTGGGGAGAAGTTTGGAGCGACGGGATATCACCAGACGGGGTCGTAAACTCCACAACTGTAAAAATAGATGTATTGATTCCAAAACCCTTGGAATCAAATGTAGTACTTGATGTTCATCAGATAGCTTGCGGTGTAAGGCATATCGCTCTTGTGACAAGACAAGGTGAAGTCTTTAcatgggaagaagaagctggagGAAGGCTTGGACATGGTATTCAAGTCGACGTTTGTCGTCCAAAACTTGTTGAGTTTCTTGCTCTTACCAATATAGATTTTGTTGCTTGTGGAGAATATCATACTTGTGCTGTATCTACGTCCGGAGATTTGTTTACTTGGGGAGATGGAATCCATAATGTTGGACTTTTGGGACATGGAAGTGATCTTAGTCATTGGATACCGAAAAGAGTCTCTGGTCCTGTGGAAGGACTTCAAGTCTTGTCTGTTGCGTGTGGCACGTGGCATTCCGCGCTTGCGACTGCTAATGGAAAACTATTCACTTTTGGTGATGGAGCGTTTGGTGTTCTTGGACatggagatagagagagtgtTTCATACCCTAAAGAAGTGAAAATGTTGAGTGGTCTTAAAACCTTGAAAGTAGCTTGTGGCGTGTGGCATACGGTAGCTATAGTTGAAGTTATGAATCAGACCGGTACTAGTACCTCATCTAGAAAGTTGTTTACTTGGGGCGATGGTGATAAAAACAGGCTAGGACATGGAAATAAAGAGACTTATCTTCTTCCAACTTGTGTATCTTCACTAATTGACTACAACTTTAACCAAATCGCGTGTGGTCATACATTCACAGTTGCGCTCACAACCTCAGGACATGTTTTTACTATGGGAGGGACTTCACATGGTCAGCTTGGTAGCTCGAATTCTGATGGTAAACTGCCTTGCTTGGTTCAAGATCGATTGGTTGGTGAATTCGTTGAAGAAATATCATGTGGGGATCATCATGTTGCTGTCCTGACATCGAGAAGTGAAGTCTTTACTTGGGGAAAAGGTTCAAATGGAAGACTAGGACATGGGGACAAGGATGATCGAAAAACGCCAACATTAGTTGAAGCTCTAAGGGAGAGGCATGTGAAGAGTATATCATGTGGTTCCAACTTTACATCAAGTATATGCATCCATAAGTGGGTCTCAGGAGCTGATCAATCTGTTTGTTCTGGTTGTCGTCAAGCATTTGGTTTTACGAGAAAGAGGCATAATTGTTATAACTGCGGTTTAGTGCATTGCCATGCGTGTAGTTCCAAGAAAGCTTTGAAAGCAGCATTAGCTCCAACTCCAGGGAAACCACATCGAGTATGTGATGCTTGTTACACAAAACTTAAAGCTGGAGAGTCTGGTTATAACTCTAATGTTGCTAATAGAAATTCCACAACTCCTACACGGTCACTAGATGGGACAGGAAGACCAGACAGAGATATAAGGTCTTCAAGGATTCTACTGTCCCCCAAAACAGAACCAGTCAAGTATTCTGAGGTTAGGTCATCAAGATCTGAATCTTCTATTGTCAGAGCTTCACAAGTTCCAGCTCTCCAGCAACTTAGAGATGTTGCATTCCCAAGCTCTCTTAGCGCGATTCAAAATGCCTTTAAACCCGTTGCCTCATCTTCGACATCGACACTTCCTTCGGGTACAAGATCATCAAGAATATCAAGCCCTCCACGCAGTTCTGGATTTTCCAGGGGCATGATTGATACTTTGAAGAAATCTAACGGTgttataaacaaagaaatgacAAAATTGCAAAGCCAG attaaaaatttgaaagagaaatgtGATAATCAAGGTACAGAGATCCAAAGACTAAAGAAAACAGCAAGAGAAGCTTCTGACTTAGCTGTAAAACATTCTTCAAAGCATAAGGCAGCAACAGAGGTCATGAAATCTGTCGCTGAACat TTGAGAGAGTTAAAAGAGAAACTACCTCCTGAAGTATCAAGATGTGAAGCTTTTGAATCCATGAATTCTCAAGCAGAAGCCTATCTAAATGCGAGCGAAGCATCTGAATCATGTTTACCTACAACATCCTTGGGAATGGGTCAACGAGATCCAACCCCTTCTACAAACACACAAGATCAAAACATAGAGGAAAAACAATCATCTAATGGAGGTAACATGAGATCTCAAGAACCTTCAGGGACAACAGAAGCTTCATCATCGTCTAAAGGAGGAGGGAAAGAACTTATCGAACAATTTGAACCGGGTGTTTATGTTACTTATGTATTGCACAAGAATGGCGGAAAGATATTTAGAAGAGTTAGATTCAG CAAACGGAGATTTGATGAGCATCAAGCAGAAGAATGGTGGAATAGCAAAAAAGATAGGTTGCTTAAGAGGTATAGTCATCATGCTTCATCATCGAGTCCAACGGCTTCTGATTCAGTTCCAACACCAACTCAACCTCAACCACCAGCTTCTGATTCAGTTCCTACACCAACTCAACCTCAACCACCAGCTTCTGATTCAGTTCCTACACCAACTCAACCTCAACCACCAGCTTCTCCTACACAACCGAATTCTGATCAAGCAGAGGATTCAAAAGAAGTTCTTGATGAAAGCTAG